The following are from one region of the Cynocephalus volans isolate mCynVol1 chromosome 17, mCynVol1.pri, whole genome shotgun sequence genome:
- the RNF224 gene encoding LOW QUALITY PROTEIN: RING finger protein 224 (The sequence of the model RefSeq protein was modified relative to this genomic sequence to represent the inferred CDS: deleted 1 base in 1 codon), with amino-acid sequence MLQPEGPQALEEGTATGMWRSDCIICYSAYDLSRHLPRRLYCGHTFCQECVRRLNTPALEQRWIPCPQCRQSTPMPRGGVAMLDLDLAAFLAVKAEREPSRVESWAPAPLKGASATITQQPSRLCPTLGPQPHFSPPRCCYWGCGSLCWDPQGRPEV; translated from the exons ATGCTGCAGCCAGAGGGTCCCCAGGCCTTGGAGGAGGGGACAGCCACTGGCATGTGGCGGAGTGACTGCATCATCTGTTACTCGGCCTACGACCTCTCCAGGCACCTGCCCCGCCGCCTCTACTGCGGCCACACCTTCTGCCAGGAGTGCGTGCGGCGGCTGAACACACCAGCACTCGAGCAGCGCTGGATCCCCTGCCCCCAGTGCCGCCAGAGCACGCCCATGCCCCGCGGAGGGGTGGCCATGCTGGACCTTGACCTGGCCGCCTTCCTGGCGGTCAAGGCTGAGCGGGAGCCATCAAGAGTGGAGTCCTGGGCCCCTGCACCCCTCAAAGGC GCGAGCGCCACCATCACTCAGCAGCCATCCAGGCTCTGCCCCACCTTGGGCCCCCAGCCTCACTTTTCCCCACCCAGATGCTGCTACTGGGGCTGTGGCAGCCTCTGCTGGGACCCCCAGGGCAGACCTGAGGTCTGA
- the LOC134366135 gene encoding ring finger protein-like: MWLRPGLGQIQLGQYRVAQDLLGAGTRCWDPSEVYFWWGDLAWRRSVPASGEPCLALRATLTFMSPATPLTALGSLPTYPDSCLRAATPELCPGGPLFSPSNPSSGPASPLCASLGPEHLDPLCQVLADEGDNLGAPQGTRTPDSEPLLGAIALDSAWVLPAGEEGQEQGEEEECPICTEPYGPGQRRPALLNCGHCLCASCLHRLLGTAPSADLGRVCCPLCRQKTPMLEWEICRLQEELLQADGPQCPPPPASPVPPRRDPGPWGSLEHRYQLRFLVGPVGGRSCLPFLPCPPCLGAWLWALRERGPCARCLALLGLLGLELLGLLLIFTPLMLLGLLFMLLDRSGH, translated from the coding sequence ATGTGGCTGAGGCCAGGCTTGGGCCAGATTCAGCTGGGGCAGTACCGGGTGGCCCAGGATCTGCTGGGAGCTGGCACACGCTGCTGGGACCCAAGCGAAGTTTACTTCTGGTGGGGCGATCTAGCCTGGAGGAGGTCAGTGCCAGCCTCGGGAGAGCCCTGCCTGGCCCTGAGGGCCACGCTGACCTTCATGTCCCCAGCCACCCCCCTCACGGCCCTGGGGTCCCTGCCCACCTATCCtgactcctgcctcagggccgcCACCCCTGAACTGTGCCCTGGGGGCCCCCTCTTCAGCCCCTCTAACCCCAGCTCTGGGCCTGCCAGTCCCCTTTGTGCCTCTCTGGGCCCTGAGCACCTGGACCCACTGTGCCAAGTGCTAGCAGATGAAGGGGACAACCTTGGGGCTCCCCAGGGTACCAGGACTCCAGACAGTGAGCCCCTACTGGGGGCCATAGCCCTGGACAGTGCCTGGGTCCTGCCagcaggggaggaggggcaggagcagggggaggaggaggaatgccCCATCTGCACGGAGCCCTATGGTCCTGGCCAGCGCCGCCCGGCCCTGCTGAACTGTGGCCACTGCCTGTGCGCGAGCTGCCTACACCGGCTGTTGGGCACGGCTCCCAGTGCTGACCTGGGCCGTGTGTGCTGCCCACTGTGTCGCCAGAAGACACCCATGCTGGAGTGGGAGATCTGCCGGCTGCAAGAGGAGCTGTTGCAGGCTGATGGGCCCCAGTGCCCACCGCCCCCTGCGTCCCCCGTGCCACCCCGCCGAGATCCAGGGCCCTGGGGCTCCCTAGAGCACCGCTACCAGCTGCGCTTCCTGGTGGGGCCTGTGGGTGGCCGGAGCTGCCTGCccttcctgccctgcccaccctgcCTGGGCGCCTGGCTGTGGGCCCTGCGGGAGCGAGGGCCGTGTGCCCGCTGCCTGGCACTactggggctgctggggctggagCTGCTGGGGCTCCTGCTTATTTTCACACCACTCATGCTCCTGGGGCTGCTCTTCATGCTCTTGGACCGCTCTGGCCACTAA
- the SLC34A3 gene encoding sodium-dependent phosphate transport protein 2C has protein sequence MPNSLTGGQVPHPTLDSVDLVDRSVRNAGTSSSAPGLEKRGTDLWALLQVKDIGQSWKELSMAGWVVISFLKAWGLLGSLYFFICSLDTLSSAFQLLGSKMTGNIFKDNVVLSNPVAGLVIGVLVTVLVQSSSTSSSIVVSMVASKLLTVQASVPIIMGVNVGTSITSTLVSMAQSGDRDEFQRAFSGSAVHGIFNWLTVLILLPLESATAMLQRLSELALGATSLQPGVQAPDILKVLTKPLTHLIVQLDTNVIMGSATGNATNSTLIKRWCGTKGETTEGSSGKCGAFDPCTERNGTAPADRQPCRHLLAGTALTDLAAGCVLLAGSLLVLCACLVLVVKLLNSVLRGSIAQAVRTALNADFPFPFGWLSGYLAILVGAGLTFVLQSSSVFTAAVVPLMGVGVISLERAYPLFLGSNIGTTTTALLAALASPSDMLLYAVQVALIHFFFNLTGILLWYVVPILRLPIPLAQRFGKLTARYRWVAIAYLLLSFLLLPLAAFGLSLAGDRVLASVGGPLVGLVILVVLVNVLQRHRPAWLPRSLRSWAWLPLWLHSLEPWDRLVTYCSPCSSAQTTTKEAHCYDNPEVLASQQL, from the exons ATGCCGAATTCCCTCACTGGTGGCCAGGTCCCCCACCCCACACTGGACTCGGTTGACCTGGTGGACCGGAGTGTGAGAAATGCAG GAACCTCCAGTTCTGCCCCAGGCCTGGAAAAGCGGGGCACAGACCTTTGGGCCCTTCTTCAGGTGAAGGACATTGGCCAGTCCTGGAAAG AGCTCAGCATGGCTGGCTGGGTGGTCATCAGCTTCCTCAAAGCCTGGGGGCTCCTGGGAAGCCTCTACTTCTTCATCTGCTCCCTGGACACCCTCAGCTCTGCCTTCCAGCTGCTGGGCA GCAAAATGACTGGAAACATCTTCAAGGACAACGTGGTGCTGTCCAACCCCGTGGCTGGACTGGTCATTGGTGTACTGGTCACAGTCCTTGTGCAGAGCTCTAGCACATCCTCCTCCATCGTAGTCAGTATGGTGGCCTCCAAGT TGCTGACAGTCCAGGCGTCTGTGCCCATTATCATGGGTGTCAACGTGGGCACGTCCATCACCAGCACCCTGGTCTCAATGGCACAGTCGGGAGACCGGGACGAGTTTCAGAG GGCCTTCAGCGGCTCGGCTGTTCATGGCATCTTCAACTGGCTTACGGTGCTGATCTTGCTGCCGCTGGAGAGTGCGACAGCCATGCTGCAGAGGCTCAGCGAGCTGGCCCTGGGCGCCACGAGCCTGCAGCCCGGGGTGCAGGCACCGGACATCCTCAAGGTGTTGACAAAGCCACTCACACACCTCATCGTGCAG CTGGACACCAACGTGATTATGGGAAGCGCCACAGGCAACGCCACCAATAGCACTCTCATTAAGCGATGGTGCGGCACCAAGGGGGAGACG ACCGAGGGGAGCAGCGGCAAATGCGGAGCCTTCGACCCCTGCACCGAGAGGAACGGAACGGCCCCCGCGGACAGGCAGCCCT gccgccACCTGTTGGCGGGCACCGCGCTCACGGACCTGGCGGCGGGCTGCGTGCTGCTGGCCGGCTCCCTGCTCGTGCTCTGCGCCTGCCTGGTCCTCGTCGTCAAGCTGCTCAACTCGGTGCTGCGCGGCAGCATCGCGCAGGCCGTGAGGACGGCCCTCAACGCAG acttccccttccccttcGGCTGGCTCAGCGGCTACCTGGCCATCCTCGTGGGCGCCGGCCTGACCTTCGTGCTCCAGAGCAGCAGCGTCTTCACGGCAGCGGTCGTGCCGCTCATGG GGGTCGGGGTGATCAGCCTGGAACGGGCGTACCCCCTCTTCCTGGGCTCCAACATCGGCACCACCACCACGGCCCTGCTAGCCGCCCTGGCCAGCCCCTCCGACATGCTGCTCTACGCGGTTCAG GTTGCCCTCATCCACTTCTTCTTCAACCTGACTGGCATACTGCTGTGGTACGTGGTGCCCATCCTGCGGCTGCCCATCCCCCTGGCCCAGCGCTTTGGTAAACTGACTGCCCGCTACCGCTGGGTTGCTATTGCTTACCTGTTGCTCAGCTTCCTGCTGCTGCCCCTGGCGGCTTTCGGACTCTCCCTGGCAGGGGACAGGGTGCTGGCCTCCGTTGGGGGTCCTCTGGTGGGGCTAGTGATCCTCGTGGTCCTGGTCAACGTCCTGCAGCGGCACCGGCCAGCCTGGCTGCCCCGCAGCCTGCGGTCCTGGGCCTGGCTCCCCCTGTGGCTCCATTCTCTGGAGCCCTGGGACCGCCTAGTGACCTACTGCAGCCCCTGCAGCTCCGCTCAGACCACTACCAAAGAGGCCCACTGTTACGATAACCCTGAGGTCCTGGCCTCCCAGCAGTTGTGA
- the CYSRT1 gene encoding cysteine-rich tail protein 1, whose product MDPHEMVVKNPYTHISIPRAHLRPDLGQQLEVVPSFSSSSSEMQPLPVGPCAPEPAHLLQPTEVPESKGAKGAVPLHSQQAWQQPGNPYSSGQRPTGLTYTGRPPVGRGDDIAHHCCCCPCCSCCHCPRFCRCHSCCCVIS is encoded by the coding sequence ATGGACCCCCACGAGATGGTCGTCAAGAACCCCTACACCCACATCAGCATCCCCAGGGCTCACCTGCGGCCTGACCTGGGGCAGCAGTTAGAGGTGgtcccctccttctcctcctcgtCCTCAGAGATGCAGCCTCTGCCCGTGGGGCCCTGCGCCCCTGAGCCAGCCCACCTCCTGCAGCCCACCGAAGTCCCAGAATCCAAGGGTGCCAAGGGCGCTGTCCCCCTCCACAGCCAGCAGGCCTGGCAACAGCCCGGCAACCCCTACAGCAGCGGGCAGCGCCCGACAGGACTGACCTACACTGGCCGGCCGCCCGTGGGGCGTGGGGATGACATTgcccaccactgctgctgctgcccctgctgctcctgctgccacTGTCCCCGCTTCTGCCGCTGCCACAGCTGCTGCTGCGTCATCTCCTAG
- the RNF208 gene encoding RING finger protein 208 — translation MPPPTRKSSLTGDSRMPADPGPEVGSGWPGLLMSCLKGPHVILKMEAMKIVHPEKFPELSTAAPCFPPAPRPTPTLAPKRAWPSDTEIIVNQACGGDMPALEGAPHTPPLPRRPRKGSAELGFPRVAPADEVIVNQYVIRPSPAASATSSMTVAAGEPLECPTCGHTYNVTQRRPRVLSCLHSVCEQCLQILYESCPKYKFISCPTCRRETVLFTDYGLAALAVNTSILSRLPPEALTAPSGGQWGGEPEGSCYQTFRQYCGAACTCHVRNPLSACSIM, via the coding sequence ATGCCCCCGCCCACCCGCAAGTCCAGTCTGACTGGAGACAGCCGGATGCCCGCTGACCCTGGACCCGAGGTGGGCAGTGGCTGGCCGGGCCTCCTCATGTCCTGCCTGAAGGGCCCCCATGTCATCCTCAAGATGGAGGCAATGAAGATTGTCCACCCTGAGAAGTTCCCTGAGCTATCAACGGCTGCCCCCTGCTTCCCGCCTGCTCCCCGGCCTACCCCCACTCTGGCACCCAAGCGTGCCTGGCCCTCAGACACAGAGATCATTGTCAACCAGGCATGTGGGGGGGACATGCCTGCCTTGGAAGGGGCGCCCCACACTCCACCCCTGCCAAGGCGGCCCCGCAAGGGTAGTGCGGAGCTGGGCTTCCCGCGCGTGGCACCAGCAGACGAGGTCATTGTGAATCAGTACGTGATTCGGCCTAGCCCTGCAGCATCGGCAACTTCGTCTATGACAGTGGCAGCAGGCGAGCCCCTGGAGTGCCCCACCTGTGGGCACACATACAACGTCACCCAGCGGCGGCCCCGTGTACTGTCTTGCCTTCACTCCGTGTGCGAGCAGTGCCTGCAGATTCTCTATGAGTCTTGCCCCAAGTACAAGTTCATCTCCTGTCCCACCTGCCGCCGTGAGACTGTGCTCTTCACTGACTATGGCCTGGCTGCACTGGCTGTCAACACATCCATCTTGAGCCGCCTGCCCCCCGAGGCGCTGACTGCCCCATCCGGTGGCCAGTGGGGGGGCGAGCCTGAGGGCAGCTGCTACCAGACTTTCCGGCAGTACTGTGGGGCAGCGTGCACCTGCCACGTGCGGAACCCACTGTCCGCCTGTTCCATCATGTAG